Proteins encoded by one window of Pseudomonas tructae:
- a CDS encoding tyrosine-type recombinase/integrase, with product MATYEQRPGGAWRAKIRRKGYPALSATFDTKAEAQRWAAEIEGDMSRARFVDMREAESTTMAEALDRYANEVSSTKKGAKQELTRINKWKKNPLAGKGLAALRSSDFAAYRDGELKAGRSVSTVKLDLAIISHMYTVAIKDWGIEGLSNPVMKLRMPKGAKERDRRPMLIELNGVLKAAKEIHAEMPAVIELAVETAMRRSELCGLRRENVKPKHVLLEDTKNGTRRLVPLSSKARAALDSLPYRLDGMVFSLAPHSVSLYFGRACKAALVRDLHFHDLRHEGTSRLFEKGLSIMEVASITGHKTMSMLKRYTHLCPDALADKLG from the coding sequence ATGGCTACTTATGAACAGCGCCCAGGCGGCGCATGGCGGGCAAAAATCCGCCGAAAAGGATACCCCGCACTTTCCGCGACCTTCGACACCAAGGCAGAGGCCCAGCGCTGGGCGGCCGAGATCGAGGGCGATATGTCCCGGGCACGATTCGTTGATATGCGCGAGGCCGAAAGCACGACCATGGCCGAAGCGCTCGACCGTTATGCCAACGAGGTCAGCTCGACGAAGAAGGGCGCAAAGCAGGAGCTGACGCGCATCAACAAGTGGAAGAAGAACCCGCTGGCCGGCAAGGGGCTGGCTGCACTGCGTTCAAGTGATTTTGCTGCGTATAGGGATGGTGAGCTCAAGGCGGGTAGGTCCGTGTCCACGGTCAAGCTTGACCTGGCGATCATCAGCCACATGTATACCGTGGCGATCAAGGACTGGGGTATTGAGGGGCTGAGCAACCCGGTGATGAAGTTGAGGATGCCGAAGGGGGCAAAGGAGAGGGACCGCCGCCCGATGCTGATCGAGCTGAATGGCGTGCTAAAGGCGGCAAAGGAAATTCATGCCGAAATGCCTGCAGTCATTGAGCTGGCGGTAGAGACGGCCATGCGTCGTAGTGAGCTGTGCGGCCTTCGGCGCGAGAACGTCAAGCCGAAACACGTCCTCCTTGAAGACACGAAGAACGGCACCCGCCGCCTTGTGCCACTATCGTCCAAGGCAAGGGCGGCGCTCGACAGCTTGCCGTACCGCCTTGACGGCATGGTGTTCTCGCTTGCACCGCACTCGGTAAGCCTTTATTTCGGCAGGGCGTGCAAGGCTGCATTGGTCAGGGATCTGCACTTTCATGACCTTCGCCATGAAGGGACTTCCAGGCTGTTTGAGAAAGGTTTGTCAATCATGGAGGTGGCGAGTATCACCGGGCACAAAACGATGAGCATGCTGAAACGCTATACCCATCTGTGCCCGGACGCCCTGGCTGACAAGCTCGGCTAG
- the alkB gene encoding DNA oxidative demethylase AlkB, producing MMQTELDLFNPASPAEPHWVGKQALVLPGFALAWVDTLLPALRQIIARAPLRHMLTPGGLNMAVGLTNCGALGWISDRRGYRYSPVDPLSQQPWPDLPDALSELAALAAAAAGFADFCPDACLVNCYEPGNRLSLHQDRDERDYSQPIVSVSLGLPAVFQFGGQRRNDATQRIGLRHGDVMVWGGEDRLRFHGVLPLKPGSHPQLGSRRINLTLRKAG from the coding sequence ATGATGCAAACCGAACTGGATCTGTTCAACCCCGCCAGCCCCGCCGAGCCGCACTGGGTCGGCAAGCAGGCGCTGGTGTTACCCGGGTTTGCCCTGGCCTGGGTCGATACCCTGCTGCCTGCGTTGCGCCAGATCATCGCCCGCGCGCCGTTGCGTCATATGCTGACCCCTGGCGGCCTGAACATGGCCGTGGGCCTGACCAATTGCGGGGCGCTGGGCTGGATCAGCGATCGCCGCGGTTATCGCTACAGCCCGGTCGATCCACTTAGCCAGCAACCCTGGCCGGACTTGCCAGACGCATTGAGCGAGCTGGCCGCCCTCGCCGCTGCGGCGGCAGGTTTTGCCGATTTCTGCCCGGACGCTTGCCTGGTCAACTGTTATGAGCCGGGCAACCGCCTGAGCCTGCACCAGGACCGCGACGAGCGCGACTACAGCCAGCCGATCGTCTCGGTGTCGTTGGGTTTGCCGGCGGTGTTCCAGTTCGGTGGCCAGCGCCGCAACGATGCAACCCAGCGCATTGGCCTGCGCCACGGCGATGTGATGGTCTGGGGTGGCGAGGATCGCCTGCGCTTTCATGGCGTGCTGCCGCTCAAACCGGGCAGCCATCCGCAGCTGGGCAGCCGGCGGATCAACCTGACCTTGCGCAAGGCGGGTTGA
- a CDS encoding bifunctional O-acetylhomoserine aminocarboxypropyltransferase/cysteine synthase, with product MKLETLAIHAGFSPDPTTKAVAVPIYQTTSFAFDDTQHGADLFDLKVAGNIYSRIMNPTNDVLEQRMAALEGGVGALAVASGMAAITYAIQTVAEAGDNIVSVAKLYGGTYNLLAHTLPRFGIQTRFAAHDDIAALEALIDSRTKAVFCESIGNPAGNIVDLQALADAAHRHGVPLIVDNTVATPILCRPFEHGADIVVHSLTKYIGGHGTSIGGIVIDSGKFPWAENKERFALLNTPDPSYHGVTYTEAFGPAAFIGRCRVVPLRNTGAALSPFNAFLILQGLETLALRMERHTENALKVARYLQGHEQVAWVKYAGLPDHPAHELAKRYTAGKPASILSFGIKGGQEAGARFIDALQLVVRLVNIGDAKSLACHPASTTHRQLNDEELERAGVPRDMVRLSIGIEHSDDIIADLSQALEASRG from the coding sequence ATGAAGCTGGAAACCCTGGCCATCCACGCGGGCTTCAGCCCCGACCCGACCACCAAGGCCGTCGCGGTACCGATTTACCAGACCACCTCTTTTGCTTTCGACGACACCCAGCACGGTGCCGACCTGTTCGACCTGAAAGTCGCCGGCAATATTTACAGCCGGATCATGAACCCCACCAACGATGTGCTCGAGCAGCGCATGGCGGCCCTTGAAGGCGGTGTCGGCGCGCTGGCGGTGGCCTCGGGCATGGCGGCAATCACCTATGCGATCCAGACCGTGGCCGAAGCCGGCGACAATATTGTCTCGGTGGCCAAGCTCTACGGTGGCACCTACAACCTGCTGGCCCATACCCTGCCGCGCTTCGGCATCCAGACCCGCTTCGCCGCCCACGACGATATCGCGGCCCTCGAAGCGCTGATCGACAGCCGCACCAAGGCGGTGTTCTGCGAGTCGATCGGCAACCCGGCCGGCAATATCGTCGACCTCCAGGCCCTGGCCGACGCCGCGCATCGCCACGGCGTTCCATTGATCGTCGACAACACCGTGGCTACCCCGATCCTCTGTCGGCCGTTCGAGCATGGTGCCGATATCGTCGTGCACTCGTTGACCAAGTACATCGGCGGCCACGGTACCAGCATCGGCGGCATCGTCATCGACTCGGGCAAATTCCCATGGGCCGAAAACAAAGAGCGCTTTGCCCTGCTCAATACCCCCGACCCGTCGTACCACGGCGTGACCTACACCGAAGCCTTCGGACCTGCTGCCTTTATCGGCCGTTGCCGGGTGGTGCCGTTGCGCAATACCGGGGCTGCGCTGTCGCCATTCAACGCCTTCCTTATTCTGCAGGGGCTTGAGACCCTGGCCCTGCGCATGGAGCGCCACACCGAGAATGCGCTCAAGGTCGCCCGCTACCTGCAAGGCCACGAGCAAGTGGCCTGGGTAAAGTACGCTGGCCTGCCCGATCACCCCGCGCATGAACTGGCCAAACGCTATACCGCAGGCAAGCCGGCCTCGATCCTGTCGTTCGGCATCAAGGGCGGCCAGGAGGCCGGCGCGCGCTTTATCGATGCGCTGCAACTGGTGGTGCGTCTAGTGAACATCGGCGATGCCAAGTCCCTGGCCTGCCACCCGGCGTCCACCACCCACCGCCAGCTCAACGACGAAGAGCTGGAGCGGGCCGGTGTGCCGCGGGACATGGTGCGCCTGTCGATCGGCATCGAACACAGCGATGACATCATTGCTGATCTGAGCCAGGCGCTTGAGGCCAGTCGCGGCTGA
- a CDS encoding polyurethane esterase, translating into MPVFDYRNLDSASSKALYSDAMALTLYSYHGIDNGFAVGYQQNGFGLGLPATLIKALIGGTDSQGAIPGIPWNPDSEAQALAAVKAAGWTPISAKQLGYQGNTDFRGTFHGENAGYTSAQVEILGKYDAAGQLSGLGIAFRGTSGPRENLIGDTISDAINDLMAAIGPAGYAKNYAANAFGRLFDDVAKFAKANGLNGADITVSGHSLGGLGVNSLAELSGEKWGGFYENSRYVAFASPTQASDSSKVLNIGYENDPVFRALNGSSLDWATLGVHDGAKPSATDNIVNFNDHYASDAWNLLPYSIGNIATWLAHLPTAYGDGLGRVLNSTFYEWTAKDSTILVSNLSDVTRGSTWVEDLNRNAETHTGSTFIIGSEAGDLIHGGRGNDYLEGRAGNDTFRDDGGYNLIDGGAGHDTLKLGQALGDLDIARDGNGTLYLRDAAGGISLVNQVETLVSKESSLVFFNKDVSHQIDAQGLLSSGKLHAYASSHNGTAGNDSLSASAKGDWLFGLDGNDHLQGGRGNDVFVGGAGNDVLVSGGGSDTFLFSGHFGRDLVQGFGGDDRLVFVGVDGGTAQPDFRQHLSQEGNDTVLRFGADSVTLVGVSAENLSAGQIVIA; encoded by the coding sequence ATGCCCGTTTTTGATTACCGCAACCTCGACAGCGCCAGTTCCAAAGCCCTCTACAGCGACGCCATGGCCTTGACCCTTTATTCCTACCACGGCATCGACAATGGCTTTGCCGTGGGTTACCAGCAAAATGGTTTCGGCCTAGGTTTACCCGCCACCTTGATCAAGGCGCTGATCGGTGGCACCGACAGCCAGGGGGCGATCCCCGGCATCCCCTGGAACCCCGACTCCGAAGCCCAGGCCCTGGCCGCGGTGAAGGCTGCGGGCTGGACGCCGATCAGTGCCAAGCAACTGGGCTATCAGGGCAACACGGATTTTCGCGGAACCTTCCACGGCGAAAACGCCGGTTACACCAGTGCCCAGGTGGAGATCCTCGGCAAGTATGATGCCGCCGGCCAATTGAGCGGGCTGGGCATTGCCTTTCGCGGCACCAGCGGCCCGCGGGAAAACCTGATTGGCGACACTATCAGCGACGCCATTAATGACCTGATGGCCGCCATCGGCCCGGCGGGCTATGCCAAGAACTACGCCGCCAATGCCTTTGGCCGCCTGTTCGACGATGTCGCCAAGTTTGCCAAGGCAAACGGCCTCAACGGCGCCGACATCACCGTCAGCGGTCACAGCCTTGGCGGCCTGGGTGTCAACAGCCTGGCTGAGCTCAGCGGCGAAAAGTGGGGGGGCTTCTATGAGAATTCCCGTTACGTTGCCTTTGCTTCTCCGACCCAGGCCAGCGACAGTAGCAAGGTGTTGAATATCGGCTACGAAAACGACCCGGTGTTCCGCGCCCTCAATGGCTCGAGTCTCGACTGGGCAACCCTCGGCGTGCACGACGGCGCCAAGCCTTCGGCAACCGACAATATCGTCAACTTCAATGATCATTACGCCTCCGATGCCTGGAACCTGCTGCCGTATTCGATCGGCAATATCGCCACTTGGCTGGCGCATTTGCCGACGGCCTACGGCGATGGCCTGGGCCGGGTGCTGAATTCGACTTTCTATGAATGGACGGCCAAGGATTCGACAATCCTGGTCAGCAACCTGTCCGACGTCACCCGTGGCTCGACCTGGGTCGAGGACCTCAACCGCAACGCCGAAACCCACACCGGCAGTACCTTCATCATCGGCTCCGAGGCCGGCGACCTGATTCATGGCGGGCGTGGCAACGACTACCTGGAAGGCCGCGCCGGCAATGACACCTTCCGTGACGACGGCGGCTACAACCTGATCGATGGCGGCGCCGGGCACGATACCCTGAAACTCGGCCAGGCCCTGGGCGACCTCGACATCGCCCGCGATGGCAACGGCACCCTGTACTTGCGCGACGCGGCGGGCGGCATCAGCCTGGTCAACCAGGTCGAGACGCTGGTCAGCAAGGAATCCAGCCTGGTGTTTTTCAACAAGGACGTCAGCCACCAGATCGATGCGCAAGGCTTGCTATCCAGCGGCAAGCTGCATGCCTATGCCAGCAGCCACAATGGTACGGCCGGCAACGACAGCCTCAGCGCCAGTGCCAAGGGCGACTGGCTGTTCGGCCTGGACGGCAACGACCACTTGCAGGGCGGCCGCGGCAACGACGTGTTCGTCGGCGGGGCGGGTAATGATGTGCTGGTCTCGGGCGGTGGCAGCGACACCTTCCTGTTCAGCGGGCACTTTGGCCGGGATCTGGTCCAGGGCTTTGGCGGCGATGATCGCCTGGTGTTCGTTGGCGTTGATGGCGGCACGGCGCAGCCCGATTTTCGTCAGCACCTGAGCCAGGAGGGTAACGACACGGTGCTGCGCTTTGGCGCCGACAGCGTGACCCTGGTAGGGGTATCGGCCGAGAATCTGAGCGCCGGGCAGATAGTCATCGCCTGA
- a CDS encoding DNA topoisomerase III has product MRLFLCEKPSQAKDIAKVLGANRRGDGCWVGTDVTVTWCIGHLLETAPPDSYDARYKRWVLSDLPIIPEKWKMLVKPKTASQFKAVKRLLGEARELVIATDADREGEMIARELVEHCRYRGPISRLWLSALDDASIRKALAALKPGTETFSLYHSALGRSRADWLIGMNMSRLFTLLGRQSGYQGVLPVGRVQTPTLRLVVDRDRSIADFVPVAYWAIEVQLQSAGQLFNAQWRAPEDACDDQGRCLNQALAQQAAAAITAASSARVVNVATERVREAAPLPFDLGTLQELCSKKLGLGAQETLDIAQALYETHKLITYPRSDCGYLPMSQHSEAPAILAALQRADASLAPLQPHLQAQRRSRAWNDAKVSAHHGIIPTAAASDPSRLPAKHKAVYTLIRARYLAQFLANHEYDRTQAEFDCAGQALRAVGKQIVEPGWRRALPEALTPAKGREAPVAQVLPLLREGQACAVSGVNLKDLWTQPPKPFTEGDLIKAMKNVAKLVDDPRLKQKLKDTTGIGTEATRAGIIQGLLDRGYLVKNGKALSATPAAFSLIDAVPRAIADPGTTAIWEQALDMVQSGEMSLETFVAKQSAWMSKQVERCASMRLTINGPATPAGRTGTPWKKKRKSSTRKPKATA; this is encoded by the coding sequence ATGCGTCTGTTTCTCTGCGAAAAGCCCTCCCAGGCCAAAGACATCGCCAAAGTCCTCGGTGCCAACCGCCGCGGCGACGGCTGCTGGGTCGGCACCGATGTCACCGTCACCTGGTGCATCGGTCATCTGCTCGAAACCGCCCCGCCCGACAGCTACGACGCCCGCTATAAACGCTGGGTGCTGAGCGACCTGCCGATCATTCCCGAGAAATGGAAGATGCTGGTCAAACCCAAGACCGCCAGCCAGTTCAAGGCAGTCAAGCGCCTGCTTGGCGAGGCCCGTGAGCTGGTGATCGCCACCGACGCCGATCGCGAAGGCGAGATGATTGCCCGCGAGCTGGTCGAACATTGCCGCTACCGTGGGCCAATCAGCCGTTTGTGGTTGTCGGCGCTAGACGACGCCTCGATCCGCAAGGCCCTGGCAGCGCTCAAGCCCGGTACCGAAACCTTCAGCCTTTACCATTCGGCCCTGGGGCGCTCGCGGGCCGACTGGCTGATCGGCATGAACATGAGCCGGCTGTTCACCCTGCTCGGCCGCCAGTCCGGCTACCAGGGTGTACTGCCGGTGGGCCGGGTACAAACCCCGACCTTGCGTCTGGTGGTGGACCGTGATCGCAGCATTGCCGACTTCGTGCCGGTGGCCTATTGGGCCATCGAGGTGCAACTGCAGAGCGCTGGCCAGCTGTTCAACGCCCAGTGGCGAGCGCCAGAGGACGCCTGCGACGACCAGGGCCGTTGCCTGAATCAGGCCCTGGCCCAGCAGGCGGCCGCAGCAATCACTGCAGCCAGCAGTGCCCGGGTGGTCAACGTGGCCACCGAGCGCGTACGCGAAGCCGCGCCGCTGCCCTTTGATCTGGGCACCCTGCAGGAGCTGTGCTCGAAGAAGCTCGGCCTGGGCGCCCAGGAGACCCTGGATATCGCCCAGGCCTTGTACGAAACCCACAAGCTGATCACCTACCCGCGCAGCGACTGCGGTTACCTGCCGATGAGCCAGCACAGCGAGGCGCCGGCCATTCTCGCCGCCCTGCAACGCGCCGATGCCAGCCTTGCGCCCTTGCAACCGCACCTGCAGGCCCAGCGCCGCTCCCGGGCCTGGAACGATGCCAAGGTCAGCGCCCACCACGGCATCATTCCCACGGCTGCAGCAAGCGACCCGTCACGCCTGCCAGCCAAGCACAAGGCGGTCTACACCCTGATCCGCGCGCGCTACCTGGCGCAGTTCCTGGCCAACCACGAGTACGACCGCACCCAGGCCGAATTCGATTGCGCAGGCCAGGCCTTGCGGGCGGTGGGCAAGCAGATCGTCGAACCCGGCTGGCGCCGTGCCTTGCCAGAAGCCCTGACGCCTGCCAAAGGCCGTGAAGCCCCGGTGGCCCAGGTATTGCCGCTGCTGCGCGAAGGCCAGGCGTGCGCGGTGAGCGGGGTCAACCTCAAGGACCTGTGGACCCAGCCGCCCAAGCCGTTCACCGAAGGCGACCTGATCAAGGCCATGAAGAACGTCGCCAAGCTGGTGGACGACCCGCGCCTCAAGCAAAAGCTCAAGGACACCACCGGCATCGGCACCGAGGCTACCCGTGCCGGGATCATCCAGGGCTTGCTCGATCGCGGTTACCTGGTCAAGAACGGCAAAGCCCTGAGCGCCACCCCGGCGGCGTTCAGCCTTATCGATGCGGTGCCGCGAGCGATTGCCGACCCGGGCACCACGGCAATCTGGGAGCAGGCCCTGGACATGGTGCAGAGCGGTGAGATGAGCCTGGAAACCTTCGTCGCCAAGCAGTCGGCGTGGATGAGCAAACAGGTCGAGCGCTGCGCCAGCATGCGCCTGACCATCAATGGCCCGGCAACCCCGGCTGGGCGTACGGGCACACCGTGGAAGAAGAAGCGCAAGAGCAGTACGCGTAAACCCAAGGCAACAGCGTAG
- a CDS encoding class I SAM-dependent methyltransferase, whose protein sequence is MTDPIELNRRNWDERAPLHAASSDYEVDKFIADPAHLSEVVRFDLPRLGDIRGLRTVHLQCHIGTDTLSLARLGAEVSGLDFSSQSLAQARALAERCGAGIDYVESDVYAADQVLAPATFDLVYTGIGALIWLPHIEPWARTVASLLKPGGRLFLREGHPMLLAVNEDHQEQLVIEYPYFEREASTVWDSGQTYVQTDRLLEQTVTHEWNHGLGEIITALLQHGLQITALEEHDSIPWEALPGQMSKDATGEWSLDKDRWRLPLSYTLQAVKRG, encoded by the coding sequence ATGACCGATCCGATCGAACTCAATCGTCGCAACTGGGATGAGCGTGCGCCATTGCACGCCGCTTCCAGTGATTATGAAGTGGACAAATTCATCGCCGACCCGGCGCATTTGTCCGAGGTGGTGCGTTTCGACTTGCCGCGCCTGGGCGATATCCGCGGCTTGCGCACCGTTCACCTGCAGTGCCATATCGGCACCGACACCTTGTCACTGGCGCGCCTAGGCGCCGAAGTCAGCGGGCTGGATTTCTCGTCGCAGTCCTTGGCCCAGGCGCGGGCGTTGGCCGAGCGCTGCGGGGCAGGCATCGACTACGTCGAGTCAGATGTATACGCCGCGGACCAGGTCCTGGCGCCGGCCACGTTCGACCTGGTGTACACCGGCATTGGCGCATTGATCTGGCTGCCGCACATCGAGCCTTGGGCGCGCACCGTTGCGTCCTTGCTCAAGCCCGGTGGGCGGCTGTTCCTGCGCGAGGGTCACCCGATGCTGCTGGCGGTGAATGAAGATCACCAGGAGCAATTAGTAATCGAGTACCCGTACTTCGAACGTGAAGCATCGACGGTGTGGGACAGTGGCCAGACCTATGTGCAGACCGACAGGTTGCTTGAGCAGACGGTCACCCACGAATGGAACCACGGCCTTGGCGAGATCATCACGGCCTTGCTCCAGCATGGCCTGCAAATCACCGCGCTGGAGGAACACGACAGCATCCCCTGGGAGGCCTTGCCAGGGCAGATGAGCAAAGACGCTACAGGGGAGTGGTCGCTGGACAAGGATCGCTGGCGCTTGCCGTTGAGCTATACCTTGCAGGCGGTGAAGCGCGGATAA
- a CDS encoding GFA family protein: protein MDVVTYSGGCLCAAVRFTATGPALNPHCCSCKWCQRHTGALTATWVEFAREQVSWTGPAGAPATFRSSDYSSRAFCPTCGSSLGAIDDQPTVALLLGCFDSNQHPALAPTAHSFNDQLPRWWCVQGPTAPGSG from the coding sequence ATGGACGTTGTAACTTACAGCGGTGGTTGCCTGTGCGCAGCCGTCCGCTTTACCGCCACTGGCCCCGCCCTCAACCCCCACTGCTGCTCGTGCAAGTGGTGCCAGCGCCATACCGGCGCACTGACGGCCACTTGGGTAGAGTTCGCCCGTGAGCAGGTCAGCTGGACCGGCCCCGCCGGGGCGCCGGCAACCTTCCGCTCCTCGGACTATTCCAGCCGGGCATTCTGCCCCACCTGCGGCAGCTCGCTGGGCGCCATCGATGATCAGCCGACCGTGGCGTTGCTGCTGGGCTGCTTCGACAGCAACCAGCATCCGGCGCTGGCCCCGACGGCTCATTCGTTCAACGACCAACTGCCGCGATGGTGGTGCGTACAGGGGCCTACAGCGCCAGGCTCAGGCTGA
- a CDS encoding TonB-dependent siderophore receptor, translated as MNNPAGRLTLSLSATLLALPAAAADAVLLDALNVNERHYEETASGPVQGYRATRSSTATKTDTDIRDTPQSIAVVPSQVLEDLNSTRIDRALDFAGGVSRQNNFGGLTFLNYSVRGFTTGELYKNGFAVNRGSYSAPDTSNIERIEVLKGPAASLYGRGDPGGLVNIVTKRPQAEAFSHFKASAGSWDRYRSSLDVNTPLSEDARVLARVNMAVEDNGSFRDYVGSERRIVSPSLSWQLSPETLLSIDSEFSRTESVFDRGVPAVNNQLGSVSRSTFLGEPNDGRIRNDNQTLDLTLEHSLNDSWKLRLANHYTQGRLKGNSSEPSRVVGTTISRFYRERDFEWNDNITQAELHGQFQFAGWEHQSLVGLEYENYRNSQKYPQSATSLGYGLDIYNPVYGQAKPPLINPNDFFERTESYALNLQDQIAFTERLRGLLGVRLEHIEQTAQNRSTRVSNRQEKDVATPRLGLLYQLTPQVGVFANASTSFKPNSMGTQGQIYKPEKGLGYETGLKLDLFDSRLGATLALFHIDKENVITTDAFGDSVAAGKARSQGGDLQFSGQVSETVRLIGAYAYIDAEVTKGDAALPKGSDLLGIPRHSGSLMAVYEFQSGPLLGTDVGAAANYVGERSGQAGSSFRLPSYSTVDLLAHYKVSEQATLGLNLNNLFDRKYYERGYNAAWNLPGEPRNLMLSLSLAL; from the coding sequence ATGAACAATCCCGCAGGAAGGTTAACCCTGAGCCTGTCCGCCACACTGCTGGCCCTGCCAGCCGCTGCTGCCGACGCCGTGTTGCTCGATGCCCTCAACGTCAACGAGCGCCATTATGAAGAGACCGCCAGCGGCCCGGTGCAGGGTTATCGTGCCACCCGTTCCAGCACTGCGACCAAGACCGACACCGACATCCGCGACACCCCGCAAAGCATCGCCGTGGTGCCCAGCCAGGTGCTCGAGGACCTCAACAGCACACGCATCGATCGCGCCCTGGACTTTGCCGGCGGGGTCAGCCGGCAGAACAACTTCGGTGGCCTGACCTTCCTCAATTACAGCGTGCGCGGGTTCACCACCGGTGAGCTGTACAAGAACGGCTTTGCCGTCAATCGCGGCAGCTACAGCGCCCCCGATACCTCGAACATCGAGCGCATCGAGGTGCTCAAGGGACCGGCGGCCAGCCTGTACGGGCGCGGCGATCCGGGCGGGCTGGTGAACATCGTGACCAAGCGCCCGCAAGCCGAGGCCTTCAGTCACTTCAAGGCCAGCGCCGGCAGTTGGGATCGCTACCGCAGCAGCCTGGACGTCAACACGCCGCTGAGCGAAGACGCCAGGGTGTTGGCGCGGGTCAACATGGCGGTAGAGGATAACGGCAGTTTCCGCGATTACGTCGGCAGTGAGCGGCGCATCGTCAGCCCATCGTTGAGCTGGCAACTGAGCCCTGAAACCTTGCTGTCGATCGACAGCGAATTCTCGCGCACCGAGTCGGTATTCGACCGCGGTGTTCCGGCGGTGAACAACCAGTTGGGCTCGGTCAGCCGCTCGACCTTCCTCGGTGAACCCAACGATGGCCGTATTCGCAACGACAACCAGACCCTCGACCTGACCCTGGAGCACAGCCTCAACGACAGCTGGAAACTGCGCCTGGCCAACCACTACACCCAGGGCCGGCTCAAGGGCAACAGTTCCGAGCCGTCGCGGGTGGTCGGCACGACCATCAGCCGTTTCTACCGGGAGCGCGATTTCGAGTGGAACGACAACATCACCCAGGCCGAGCTGCATGGCCAGTTCCAGTTTGCCGGCTGGGAGCACCAGAGCCTGGTTGGCCTGGAGTACGAGAACTACCGTAACAGCCAGAAGTACCCGCAAAGCGCCACGTCCCTGGGCTATGGCCTGGACATCTACAACCCGGTGTACGGCCAGGCGAAGCCGCCGCTGATCAACCCCAATGACTTCTTCGAGCGCACCGAAAGCTATGCGCTCAACCTGCAGGACCAGATTGCCTTCACCGAGCGTTTGCGCGGGCTGCTGGGTGTACGCCTGGAGCATATCGAGCAGACCGCGCAGAACCGCAGCACTCGGGTCAGCAACCGCCAGGAAAAAGACGTGGCCACCCCGCGCCTGGGCCTGCTGTATCAGCTGACCCCACAGGTGGGTGTGTTCGCCAACGCCTCAACCTCATTCAAGCCCAACAGCATGGGCACCCAGGGCCAGATCTACAAACCGGAGAAGGGCCTGGGTTATGAAACCGGGCTCAAGCTCGACCTGTTCGACAGCCGCCTGGGCGCGACCCTGGCGTTGTTTCACATCGACAAGGAAAACGTCATCACCACCGATGCCTTCGGCGACAGCGTTGCTGCCGGCAAGGCCCGCAGCCAGGGGGGCGACCTGCAGTTCAGCGGCCAGGTAAGCGAGACGGTGAGGCTGATCGGCGCCTATGCCTACATCGACGCCGAAGTGACCAAGGGCGATGCTGCCTTGCCCAAAGGCAGCGACCTGCTCGGTATCCCCCGGCACAGTGGCAGCCTGATGGCGGTCTACGAGTTCCAGAGCGGGCCGCTGCTGGGTACGGACGTGGGCGCTGCCGCCAACTACGTGGGCGAGCGCTCCGGGCAGGCCGGCAGCAGTTTTCGCCTGCCCAGCTACAGCACGGTCGATCTGTTGGCGCACTACAAGGTCAGCGAACAGGCCACGCTGGGCCTGAACCTGAACAACCTGTTCGACCGCAAGTACTACGAGCGTGGCTACAACGCCGCCTGGAACCTGCCGGGAGAGCCACGCAACCTGATGCTCAGCCTGAGCCTGGCGCTGTAG